The following coding sequences lie in one Mucilaginibacter sp. KACC 22773 genomic window:
- a CDS encoding alpha-E domain-containing protein, producing MLSRVAASFYWLSRYIERSDGMLRMLKINYASSQDTVQEFTWEPVIRIFAGIKEAEIDKLENDSRAVLKYMVTGKNNPNSILNIITLARENARGVQEHISKDLWQCLNEYYHTVKDPRLERSLQREDPIGVLDILIKQVMLYYGTAEITMERGEGRSFMNIGKYLERAIQSVDILDTKFSSVSDNPDLLTDTTYWKHLLLSLGGYELYLKTYREGFEAENVLEQVALNNDFPRSVIYSVNNIHRYFDRLKNDSNVDTFREMSFQIGRLQSRIKYSSVKSIRDEGLHLFLTQTRKELYGIGNSLNEYYFANS from the coding sequence ATGTTAAGCAGGGTTGCAGCAAGTTTTTATTGGTTAAGCCGTTACATTGAGCGCAGCGATGGTATGCTGCGGATGCTCAAAATTAATTATGCTTCGTCGCAGGATACTGTACAGGAATTTACCTGGGAGCCGGTGATCAGAATTTTTGCCGGAATTAAAGAGGCGGAAATTGATAAGCTGGAAAATGACAGCCGTGCAGTTTTAAAATACATGGTTACGGGTAAAAACAATCCTAACTCGATATTGAACATTATAACCCTGGCAAGGGAGAACGCACGTGGGGTGCAGGAACACATCTCCAAAGATCTTTGGCAATGCCTTAACGAGTATTACCATACCGTAAAAGATCCGCGCCTGGAGCGTTCCTTACAGCGTGAGGACCCTATCGGCGTACTTGATATACTGATAAAACAAGTAATGCTTTACTACGGTACGGCCGAGATCACTATGGAGCGTGGCGAAGGGCGCAGCTTTATGAATATCGGCAAGTACCTGGAGCGGGCCATTCAATCGGTAGATATTTTGGATACCAAATTCAGTTCGGTAAGTGATAATCCGGATCTGCTGACAGACACCACCTATTGGAAACATCTTTTACTTTCATTAGGCGGGTATGAGCTGTACCTGAAAACATACCGCGAGGGATTTGAGGCCGAAAACGTATTGGAGCAGGTTGCTTTGAATAACGACTTTCCCCGCTCGGTTATCTATTCGGTAAATAACATACACCGATATTTTGACAGGTTGAAAAATGACAGCAATGTAGATACCTTCCGCGAAATGTCATTCCAGATAGGCAGGTTGCAAAGCCGGATCAAATACAGTTCGGTAAAAAGCATCCGCGATGAAGGCCTGCATTTGTTTTTAACACAAACCCGGAAAGAGCTTTATGGAATTGGTAACTCATTAAATGAATATTACTTTGCAAACTCATAA
- a CDS encoding TlpA family protein disulfide reductase, whose product MKRICLLFCLIVAAGCSQAQTMPVNSKIAPYHILTTDSVYVTPADLKKNKPVMVIYFSPDCSHCQHLMYDLKPELDKLKGVQIVMITFVNQLKAIQVFQRDFDLAKYHNIIIGTEGYTYVVQRYYHVQTTPYIAIYDKNGKLAQAYDKVPKIPVLMDAIKKV is encoded by the coding sequence ATGAAAAGAATATGTTTGTTGTTTTGCCTTATTGTAGCCGCGGGCTGCAGCCAGGCCCAAACCATGCCCGTAAATAGCAAAATTGCCCCATACCATATATTAACTACTGACAGTGTTTATGTTACGCCTGCCGACCTGAAAAAGAACAAGCCGGTTATGGTAATCTATTTCTCGCCCGATTGCAGTCACTGCCAGCACCTGATGTATGATTTAAAACCCGAACTGGATAAGCTTAAAGGGGTGCAGATTGTAATGATAACCTTTGTGAACCAGCTAAAAGCCATACAGGTATTTCAGCGCGATTTTGATTTGGCTAAATATCACAATATCATTATAGGTACCGAAGGGTATACTTACGTAGTGCAGCGTTATTACCACGTACAAACCACGCCATACATTGCCATTTATGATAAAAACGGGAAACTTGCCCAGGCTTATGACAAAGTGCCAAAAATTCCGGTGCTGATGGATGCAATTAAGAAAGTGTAA
- the dnaK gene encoding molecular chaperone DnaK yields MSKIIGIDLGTTNSCVSVMEGNEPVVIANSEGKRTTPSVVAFIDNGERKVGDPAKRQAITNPTKTISSIKRFMGNQFNEVTSEAARVPYKVVKGDNNTPRVEIGDRKYTPQEISAMILQKMKKTAEDFLGTEVTEAVITVPAYFNDAQRQATKEAGEIAGLKVRRIINEPTAAALAYGFDKAHKDMKIAVFDCGGGTHDVSILELGDGVFEVKSTDGDTHLGGDDFDQVIIDWLADEFKSDEGIDLRKDPMALQRLKESAEKAKIELSSSAQTEINLPYITAADGMPKHLVKTLTRAKFEQLADSLIKRTIEPCKTALKNAGYSTSDIDEVILVGGSTRIPAIQEAVQKFFGKTPSKGVNPDEVVAIGAAIQGGVLTGEVKDVLLLDVTPLSLGIETMGGVMTKLIESNTTIPTKKSETFSTASDSQPSVEIHILQGERPMAAGNRTIGRFHLDGIPPAPRGVPQIEVTFDIDANGILHVSAKDKATGKEQKIRIEASSGLTDAEIKKMKDEAEANADADKKAREEVEKLNGADALIFSTEKQLKEYGDKIGADKKAPIEAGLAKLKEAYAAKNFDAIEAAQTELNAAWATASEEMYKGAADGGQPQPEANAGAQDHGDTVTDVDFEEVKDEK; encoded by the coding sequence ATGTCTAAAATAATTGGAATCGACTTAGGAACAACAAACTCCTGCGTGTCTGTAATGGAAGGTAACGAACCTGTAGTTATAGCAAATAGCGAGGGAAAACGTACTACGCCATCCGTTGTAGCTTTTATTGATAACGGCGAGCGTAAAGTTGGTGATCCGGCTAAACGTCAGGCAATCACTAACCCTACAAAAACCATTTCGTCTATCAAACGCTTTATGGGTAACCAGTTTAACGAAGTTACCAGCGAGGCCGCACGCGTACCTTATAAGGTAGTTAAAGGAGATAACAACACCCCACGTGTTGAAATTGGCGACCGTAAATACACTCCACAAGAGATTTCGGCCATGATCCTTCAGAAAATGAAGAAAACTGCCGAAGACTTTTTAGGAACTGAAGTTACTGAAGCTGTTATTACAGTACCTGCGTACTTTAACGATGCACAACGCCAGGCAACTAAAGAAGCCGGTGAAATTGCTGGTTTAAAAGTTCGCCGTATTATTAACGAACCTACTGCTGCTGCCTTGGCTTATGGCTTTGATAAAGCACACAAGGATATGAAAATTGCGGTATTTGACTGCGGTGGTGGTACGCATGACGTATCAATCCTTGAATTAGGTGATGGTGTATTTGAAGTAAAATCAACCGATGGTGATACGCACTTAGGTGGTGACGACTTTGACCAGGTAATTATTGACTGGTTAGCTGACGAATTTAAAAGCGACGAAGGTATTGATCTGCGTAAAGATCCAATGGCTTTGCAACGTTTAAAAGAATCGGCCGAAAAAGCTAAAATTGAGTTGTCAAGTTCTGCACAAACAGAAATTAACCTGCCATACATTACAGCTGCCGATGGTATGCCTAAACACCTGGTTAAAACTTTAACCCGTGCTAAATTTGAGCAACTGGCAGATAGCCTGATTAAACGTACTATTGAGCCTTGCAAAACAGCATTGAAAAATGCAGGTTACAGCACATCAGATATCGACGAAGTTATCCTGGTAGGTGGTTCAACCCGTATCCCTGCTATTCAGGAAGCTGTTCAGAAATTCTTTGGCAAAACTCCATCAAAAGGTGTTAACCCAGATGAGGTTGTAGCTATCGGTGCTGCTATTCAAGGTGGTGTATTGACAGGCGAAGTTAAGGATGTGTTGTTGTTAGATGTTACCCCGCTTTCATTAGGTATCGAAACTATGGGTGGTGTAATGACCAAATTAATTGAGTCGAACACAACTATCCCGACTAAAAAATCTGAAACTTTCTCAACTGCCAGCGATAGCCAGCCATCTGTTGAGATCCACATATTACAGGGTGAGCGCCCAATGGCTGCAGGTAACCGTACTATAGGCCGGTTCCACCTGGATGGTATTCCACCAGCACCTCGGGGCGTGCCTCAAATCGAAGTAACATTTGATATTGATGCCAACGGTATATTGCACGTATCTGCTAAAGATAAAGCAACCGGTAAAGAGCAAAAAATCCGTATCGAAGCCTCTTCGGGTTTAACTGATGCCGAGATTAAAAAGATGAAGGATGAAGCTGAAGCTAATGCTGATGCCGACAAAAAAGCACGTGAAGAAGTTGAAAAACTTAACGGTGCCGATGCCTTGATCTTCTCGACAGAAAAACAACTGAAAGAGTACGGTGATAAAATTGGCGCTGATAAAAAAGCTCCTATCGAAGCTGGTTTAGCTAAGTTAAAAGAAGCTTACGCTGCTAAAAACTTTGATGCGATTGAAGCCGCTCAAACTGAACTGAACGCTGCATGGGCAACCGCATCTGAAGAGATGTACAAAGGTGCTGCCGATGGTGGTCAGCCTCAGCCAGAAGCTAACGCAGGCGCACAAGATCATGGCGACACCGTAACTGATGTTGACTTTGAAGAAGTAAAAGACGAGAAATAA
- a CDS encoding transglutaminase family protein, which yields MPDFKIQHITKYSYEGMVRDSANQIVLYPIKDEYQEVTQHELSITGSPVVDTHIDYYGNEIGSFTYSEPHSVMVINSKLNVTTRQRPLPVTDIFPDQQWEYLKHIQYMVPYIDFLKQEYFEGLPELQVIVEQERALDDTPFQIALRFCGYVYQNFEYIKGVTTVETTLDEVWKLKAGVCQDFAHILMVMLRLLKIPARYVSGYICTNSSTMRGEGATHAWAEAYIPDYGWLGIDPTNNCIANETHVRLAVGRNFSDCSPVKGVYKGTSGHKLEVAVSVDDNENTFRSIDDKAHHDNLYQPTTGGPKNSYQRHLEIIQQQQQQQ from the coding sequence ATGCCCGACTTTAAGATACAGCATATTACCAAATACAGTTACGAAGGGATGGTACGTGACAGTGCCAACCAAATTGTACTATACCCGATAAAGGACGAGTACCAGGAGGTAACACAACATGAGTTATCAATAACCGGCAGCCCTGTTGTTGATACCCATATTGATTATTATGGAAACGAGATAGGTAGTTTCACCTACAGCGAACCGCATTCGGTGATGGTTATCAATTCAAAATTAAATGTAACCACCAGGCAACGACCACTACCTGTTACAGATATTTTTCCCGATCAGCAGTGGGAATATCTTAAACACATCCAATACATGGTGCCCTATATCGACTTTTTGAAGCAGGAATATTTTGAAGGCCTTCCCGAACTACAGGTTATTGTTGAGCAGGAAAGAGCATTGGATGATACCCCGTTCCAGATAGCATTGCGCTTTTGCGGCTATGTGTACCAAAATTTTGAATATATTAAAGGAGTAACCACTGTTGAAACCACACTTGACGAGGTTTGGAAGCTAAAAGCCGGTGTTTGCCAGGATTTTGCGCACATTTTAATGGTGATGCTGCGCCTGCTAAAAATACCGGCACGCTACGTAAGTGGCTATATATGCACCAATAGCAGCACCATGCGCGGTGAAGGTGCCACCCACGCCTGGGCCGAAGCCTATATCCCGGATTATGGCTGGCTGGGTATCGACCCTACCAATAACTGCATCGCTAATGAAACCCATGTGCGTTTGGCAGTTGGCCGTAATTTTTCAGATTGTTCGCCGGTAAAGGGCGTTTATAAAGGCACATCCGGCCATAAACTGGAAGTAGCTGTTAGCGTAGATGATAATGAGAATACGTTCAGAAGCATAGACGATAAAGCCCATCACGACAATTTGTATCAACCAACTACCGGTGGCCCCAAAAATAGCTACCAAAGACATTTGGAGATTATTCAGCAACAACAGCAGCAACAGTAG
- a CDS encoding circularly permuted type 2 ATP-grasp protein, translating into MQESAYFDKYNPISGVWDEMYGLDSNVREHYRKVIEYISQESADDLNKKEELAKRLFMSQGITFTVYNSGEGIEKIFPFDIIPRIITASEWAFVEKGIKQRLTALNHFLKDIYNNQFIVKDGIVPIDIIYSCPHFLREMYQLKVPYDIYVHISGIDLIRDEDGTFYVLEDNLRTPSGVSYMLENREITKRLFPDLLPQCGVRSVTEYPTILYKNLLALSPRQISNPTIVLLSPGIYNSAYFEHTTLARLMGVELVEGRDLVVNNHKVYMKTTTGLQQVDVIYRRVDDEYLDPLVFNPASMLGVAGIMGAYRKGNVAIVNAIGTGVADDKAVYVYVPDMIRYYLNEEPILKNVPTHQLGNPDEREHVFKNLNKMVVKKTNGSGGYGMLMGHAASEEEIEEYKKEILKDPRNFIAQPTISLSAAPCYMQGSLKPRRIDLRPYALYGPDGIEIVPGGLTRVALKEGSLVVNSSQGGGSKDTWVLT; encoded by the coding sequence ATGCAGGAATCAGCTTATTTTGATAAATATAACCCAATAAGTGGTGTTTGGGACGAAATGTATGGCCTGGACAGCAATGTTCGTGAACATTATCGCAAGGTAATAGAATATATTTCGCAGGAATCGGCCGATGATCTGAACAAAAAAGAGGAACTGGCCAAACGTCTTTTTATGAGCCAGGGTATCACCTTTACGGTGTATAACAGCGGCGAGGGCATTGAAAAGATTTTCCCTTTTGACATTATTCCGCGCATTATTACCGCAAGCGAATGGGCTTTTGTAGAAAAAGGTATTAAGCAACGCCTTACCGCGCTAAACCATTTTCTGAAGGATATTTACAATAACCAGTTTATTGTAAAGGATGGTATTGTGCCGATTGATATCATTTATTCGTGCCCCCACTTTTTGCGCGAGATGTACCAATTGAAGGTGCCTTATGATATTTATGTACACATCTCGGGCATCGATCTTATTCGCGATGAGGACGGTACTTTTTATGTATTGGAAGATAATTTGCGCACCCCATCGGGTGTAAGCTATATGCTGGAAAACCGCGAAATAACCAAACGCTTATTCCCCGATTTGCTGCCTCAGTGCGGTGTAAGGAGTGTTACAGAGTATCCAACGATACTGTATAAAAACTTGCTGGCGTTATCGCCAAGGCAAATCTCCAACCCTACTATCGTGCTGTTAAGCCCGGGTATTTATAACTCGGCTTATTTTGAGCATACCACCCTGGCCCGCCTGATGGGCGTTGAACTGGTGGAAGGACGCGACCTGGTGGTAAATAACCATAAGGTTTATATGAAAACCACAACAGGGCTGCAGCAGGTAGATGTAATTTATCGCCGGGTGGATGATGAATACCTGGATCCGCTGGTATTTAACCCCGCGAGTATGCTGGGCGTAGCAGGTATTATGGGAGCTTACCGCAAAGGCAACGTAGCTATTGTAAATGCTATTGGTACCGGCGTGGCCGATGACAAAGCAGTTTATGTATATGTACCGGATATGATCAGGTATTACCTGAACGAAGAACCGATACTTAAAAACGTGCCCACCCACCAGCTGGGCAACCCCGACGAGCGTGAGCATGTGTTTAAAAACCTGAATAAAATGGTTGTTAAAAAAACCAACGGCAGCGGCGGTTATGGCATGCTGATGGGACACGCGGCATCTGAAGAGGAAATTGAAGAGTATAAAAAAGAAATTCTGAAAGATCCCCGTAATTTTATAGCGCAGCCTACCATCAGCCTTTCGGCAGCGCCATGTTACATGCAGGGCTCATTAAAGCCCCGCCGTATTGATTTAAGGCCCTACGCATTGTACGGACCCGATGGCATTGAGATTGTACCCGGCGGCCTAACCCGTGTGGCTTTAAAAGAGGGCTCATTGGTAGTAAATAGTTCGCAAGGTGGCGGAAGTAAGGATACATGGGTACTGACGTAG
- a CDS encoding Gfo/Idh/MocA family protein — protein MSTKPIVAGLMAYGMSGRIFHAPFLSTNPGFTFKAIVERHEKKAGKVYPDVISYNTIDELLNDTEIELIVVNTPNDTHFDYAMLALNAGKHVLIEKPAAVTSAEVKTLFDLGRQLDLKVMIYQNRRYDSGFISVKKVIESGRLGELIEVNFRLDRYRMAIGAKQFKETKETPGNGLTYDLGAHLVDNAISIFGRPLSYVKTTATHRPGSQVDDYFHIHLSYPNQLNVYLTSGLLIAEHLPGFVVHGTLGSFVKLRTDVQEAQLDAGMMPDAAGFGVEPEGSEGKLVLMGPDNEKTVEWVPSDKGNYNGLFDAVYHTVRENALFPITEEQIAWQMELLES, from the coding sequence ATGTCAACAAAACCAATTGTAGCGGGCCTGATGGCCTACGGTATGTCGGGCCGTATTTTTCACGCCCCATTTTTATCAACCAATCCTGGCTTTACTTTTAAAGCTATTGTGGAACGCCATGAAAAAAAGGCCGGCAAAGTATACCCGGATGTAATTAGCTATAACACTATAGACGAATTGCTGAATGACACTGAAATTGAATTGATTGTTGTTAATACGCCAAACGATACCCATTTTGACTATGCCATGCTGGCGCTTAATGCCGGTAAACATGTGCTTATAGAAAAACCAGCCGCAGTTACTTCGGCAGAAGTAAAGACATTATTTGATTTGGGCAGGCAGCTTGATTTGAAAGTAATGATTTACCAAAACCGCCGGTACGATAGTGGTTTCATTTCGGTAAAAAAAGTTATTGAAAGCGGCCGGCTTGGCGAACTGATAGAAGTGAATTTCAGGCTCGACAGGTACCGTATGGCTATCGGGGCAAAGCAGTTTAAGGAAACTAAAGAAACGCCGGGTAACGGCTTAACGTACGATTTGGGCGCGCACCTGGTTGACAACGCCATTAGTATTTTTGGCCGGCCGTTAAGTTATGTGAAAACTACAGCCACACATCGTCCCGGGTCGCAGGTTGATGATTATTTTCACATTCATTTAAGTTATCCCAACCAATTAAACGTGTATTTAACGTCGGGCTTGTTGATTGCCGAGCATCTGCCGGGCTTTGTTGTACATGGCACATTGGGCAGTTTTGTAAAGTTGCGTACAGATGTGCAAGAGGCACAATTAGATGCCGGAATGATGCCGGATGCAGCAGGTTTTGGAGTTGAGCCTGAAGGAAGCGAGGGTAAATTGGTACTGATGGGGCCTGACAATGAGAAAACTGTAGAGTGGGTTCCGTCAGACAAGGGTAATTATAATGGTTTATTTGATGCCGTGTATCATACTGTGCGTGAAAATGCGTTATTCCCGATAACTGAGGAACAAATAGCCTGGCAGATGGAATTGCTGGAGAGCTAA
- a CDS encoding IS110 family transposase, with product MEKMRTHAAGIDIGSRHVFVGLESGPVRSFETFTGDLVALSKYLLENRVTTVAMEATGVYWYVLHDILSDAGLDVWLVDGRQTKQLPGRKTDVKDCQWIQQLHSYGLLNRCYVSEGLLKELRSYQRLREDHLRSASMHIQHMQKALIEMNIRLPEVLSQIHGASGKALITAILSGERDRYKLLALCHKKIKDKKSEEVLKALEGHYTPHGLFALEQAYKAYLFYQGQILECDRKIDSTLQQINKDKQLPPGTNTGNRKPIRHNKPQVKDLGGHLLKIFGGRDATRLPGFTDYNWLQLYTEIGADLSQWSTEKRFANWLGVSPGQNRSGKKNKSKSKGKPTAGQIFKEMACGLLNSKYIGWGAFARRLRGRKGPAIAIKATARKLAIQYWRLMVKGSDFVEKGIEAYDNMLKEQKQRYLQKLAIEFNVDLVPI from the coding sequence ATGGAAAAAATGCGTACACATGCAGCCGGTATAGATATTGGCTCCCGTCATGTTTTCGTTGGCCTGGAAAGCGGCCCTGTCCGTAGCTTTGAAACCTTTACCGGCGATCTGGTAGCACTTAGTAAATATTTACTGGAGAACCGGGTAACTACAGTGGCGATGGAAGCTACAGGTGTTTACTGGTATGTACTTCATGATATCCTGTCAGATGCAGGGTTAGATGTGTGGCTGGTCGACGGCCGCCAAACCAAACAGTTGCCTGGAAGAAAGACAGATGTGAAAGACTGCCAGTGGATCCAGCAGTTACATAGTTATGGTTTACTGAACCGTTGCTACGTTTCTGAGGGGCTGCTCAAGGAGCTACGTAGTTACCAGCGATTACGTGAAGACCACCTCCGGAGTGCCTCGATGCATATTCAGCATATGCAAAAGGCCCTGATCGAAATGAATATCCGTTTACCGGAAGTATTAAGTCAGATACATGGGGCCAGTGGAAAAGCCCTTATAACAGCAATCCTTTCCGGTGAAAGAGACCGTTATAAGCTGCTTGCTCTCTGCCACAAAAAAATCAAAGATAAAAAGAGCGAAGAAGTATTAAAGGCTTTGGAGGGCCATTACACGCCACATGGGCTTTTTGCCCTGGAGCAGGCTTATAAGGCATATCTTTTTTATCAAGGCCAGATCTTGGAGTGTGACCGGAAAATAGATAGCACCTTGCAACAGATTAATAAAGACAAACAACTACCGCCCGGTACAAATACCGGAAATAGAAAACCGATCAGGCACAATAAGCCCCAGGTTAAAGACCTTGGCGGGCATTTGCTGAAAATATTTGGTGGCCGGGATGCCACCAGGCTTCCCGGCTTTACAGATTATAACTGGTTACAGTTATATACAGAAATTGGAGCCGATTTAAGCCAGTGGTCGACGGAAAAACGGTTTGCCAATTGGCTTGGGGTATCTCCCGGTCAGAACCGTTCGGGCAAGAAAAACAAAAGTAAAAGCAAAGGAAAACCTACCGCCGGCCAGATATTCAAGGAAATGGCGTGCGGCTTGCTAAACAGCAAATACATTGGATGGGGAGCATTCGCCAGACGGTTAAGAGGAAGAAAAGGTCCGGCGATAGCCATCAAAGCAACTGCCAGAAAATTGGCTATTCAATATTGGCGTTTAATGGTTAAAGGGAGCGATTTTGTAGAAAAAGGCATAGAGGCATATGATAACATGCTTAAAGAGCAGAAGCAAAGGTATTTACAAAAGCTCGCTATCGAATTTAATGTGGACTTAGTACCTATATAA
- a CDS encoding succinate dehydrogenase/fumarate reductase iron-sulfur subunit, whose protein sequence is MSNGNMNLTLKVWRQKNAQTSGKFVTYKAENISPDMSFLEMLDVVNESLTHKGDEPINFDHDCREGICGMCSLYINGHPHGPKRGVTTCQLHMRTFHDGETITIEPWRASAFPVVKDLAVDRSAFDRIQQAGGYVSVNTGVTTDGNAILIPKVIADEAFNSATCIGCGACVAACKNASAMLFVSAKVTQLGLLPQGQPERYSRVQSMVAQMDEEGFGSCTNTGACEAECPKEIKLTNIARMNNDFFSAKLFREEEIHEVKH, encoded by the coding sequence ATGAGTAACGGAAATATGAACCTGACGCTGAAAGTATGGCGTCAAAAAAATGCTCAGACATCGGGCAAATTCGTGACTTACAAGGCCGAAAATATTTCGCCTGATATGTCATTTTTGGAAATGCTTGACGTTGTTAACGAAAGTTTGACCCATAAAGGCGATGAGCCTATTAACTTTGATCATGATTGCCGCGAAGGTATTTGCGGCATGTGCTCGTTATATATCAACGGCCACCCGCACGGGCCAAAGCGTGGTGTTACCACCTGCCAGCTGCACATGCGTACCTTTCATGATGGCGAAACCATCACCATTGAACCATGGAGAGCTTCAGCATTCCCGGTTGTGAAGGATCTGGCAGTTGACCGTTCGGCGTTCGACAGGATTCAGCAGGCCGGCGGTTATGTTTCGGTAAATACAGGTGTAACTACTGATGGCAATGCCATCCTTATCCCTAAAGTTATTGCCGACGAAGCATTTAACTCGGCTACCTGTATTGGTTGCGGTGCCTGCGTTGCGGCATGTAAAAATGCTTCGGCTATGTTGTTTGTATCTGCAAAAGTTACCCAACTGGGCTTGTTGCCGCAAGGTCAGCCAGAGCGTTATAGCCGTGTACAATCAATGGTAGCACAAATGGACGAAGAAGGATTCGGCAGCTGCACCAACACCGGCGCCTGCGAAGCCGAATGCCCTAAAGAAATTAAGCTTACCAACATTGCCCGCATGAACAATGATTTCTTTAGCGCTAAACTGTTCAGGGAAGAAGAAATTCACGAGGTAAAGCACTAA
- a CDS encoding GNAT family N-acetyltransferase, with translation MFYLESERLTLIPLTHQQLLLLRQDRTLMEISMGLTPSFMLVDPFYYAEIIDALDNFWLPNTLAYPDKYLWYTDWELVLKSTNTSVGGMGFAGYPNENGEAEIGYMIDANQHNKGFATEAIQAMIKWAFTHPFVKAIIVHTYADNLPSRRLMDKCGLEQMEEIEGLLTYKLTKPPSGL, from the coding sequence ATGTTTTATTTAGAATCTGAACGGTTAACACTGATACCGTTAACACATCAGCAACTTTTATTGCTACGCCAGGACCGCACGCTGATGGAAATTTCCATGGGACTGACACCGTCCTTTATGCTCGTTGATCCATTTTATTATGCCGAAATCATTGATGCATTGGACAACTTCTGGCTGCCCAATACCCTCGCCTATCCCGACAAATACCTATGGTATACCGATTGGGAACTGGTGCTTAAAAGCACAAACACATCCGTCGGTGGCATGGGCTTTGCGGGCTATCCAAACGAAAACGGCGAAGCAGAAATAGGCTACATGATTGATGCCAACCAGCACAACAAGGGCTTCGCTACAGAGGCCATACAGGCGATGATTAAATGGGCATTTACGCATCCGTTTGTAAAAGCCATTATTGTGCATACTTATGCCGATAACCTGCCATCGCGCAGGCTAATGGACAAGTGTGGCCTTGAGCAGATGGAGGAGATAGAAGGATTGCTGACATACAAACTCACCAAACCGCCATCTGGTTTATAA